A genomic stretch from Bacterioplanes sanyensis includes:
- a CDS encoding methyl-accepting chemotaxis protein, whose protein sequence is MNNMSIRKQLMLAVGCTILVLLALSSVYSYYQARASLAGEISERIRITGIKTASFVSNWIDAKGKIVSASTGSLNSNLSAGDIVANGQRAGGFMYLYLGTQDGNMVMRPDDELPAGYDPRVRPWYTQAKQAGKQIITPPYVDASTGVMVITFAEPTRNGVLAGDVALTEVVDQVLDIDLGENGYAALLNDEQKFMVHPDDALLDKPVSNLLDGSTRLQLGQIVTAEFDGRKSLLGLYPVDGTDWQVLLVAPEKEAYASLSALRWSSWVTGILTIVIVTLITGVIISRLLKPLANLSVAMSDIAQGDADLTKRLEVLRNDEIGALSHAFNVFIGSIHELVSQSMSSSKELDSLSSSARTNAEENNQAVQVQQSEISQVAVAVNELSSTSSEVASNASDTAGAAQNATAEGQSGMVNAEENKRRMGRLTDQIDDATGVITQLDEQAQQITGILATIQGIAEQTNLLALNAAIEAARAGEQGRGFAVVADEVRTLSQRTHEATGEIQEMIDNLKQHSQSAVSIMQTSKDLTAETADSAAQVTQSLTAIADALGDISERSQNIANASREQHAATEEISRIATAIQSASDDLAGNVAEAMNQSGQLHTLSTNIAGNLSRFRV, encoded by the coding sequence ATGAACAATATGAGCATTCGCAAGCAGCTGATGCTGGCGGTAGGTTGCACCATTCTGGTGCTATTAGCCTTAAGCAGCGTTTACAGCTACTACCAAGCCCGGGCCAGTCTGGCCGGGGAGATTAGCGAACGGATTCGTATCACTGGCATTAAAACCGCCAGCTTTGTCAGCAACTGGATTGACGCCAAAGGCAAGATCGTCAGCGCCTCAACCGGCTCACTCAACAGCAACTTGTCTGCTGGCGATATCGTCGCCAATGGCCAGCGTGCCGGTGGTTTTATGTACCTGTACTTGGGCACACAAGATGGCAATATGGTGATGCGCCCAGATGATGAGCTGCCGGCTGGCTACGACCCTCGTGTACGTCCGTGGTACACCCAAGCGAAACAAGCTGGAAAGCAAATTATTACACCGCCCTATGTCGACGCCAGCACTGGGGTGATGGTGATTACCTTTGCCGAGCCAACGCGCAACGGTGTGTTGGCAGGCGACGTAGCCCTGACCGAAGTGGTCGATCAGGTACTGGATATCGATCTGGGTGAAAACGGTTATGCAGCTCTGCTCAACGACGAGCAAAAATTCATGGTGCATCCGGACGATGCATTGCTCGACAAGCCCGTCAGTAATTTACTGGACGGCTCTACACGTTTACAGCTCGGCCAAATCGTCACCGCAGAATTTGACGGGCGCAAGAGTTTATTAGGGCTGTACCCCGTTGATGGCACCGACTGGCAAGTGTTGCTGGTGGCCCCCGAGAAAGAAGCGTACGCCAGCCTGTCCGCGCTCAGGTGGTCCAGCTGGGTCACCGGTATTTTAACCATTGTTATCGTTACGCTGATTACCGGCGTGATTATTTCCCGGCTGCTCAAACCACTGGCCAATTTAAGTGTGGCCATGTCCGACATTGCTCAAGGTGACGCCGACCTGACCAAGCGCTTAGAAGTGCTACGCAATGATGAAATCGGTGCACTAAGCCATGCATTTAACGTGTTTATTGGCTCCATTCACGAGTTGGTGTCTCAGAGCATGAGCTCATCGAAAGAACTGGACAGCTTATCCAGCTCGGCGCGTACCAATGCAGAGGAAAACAACCAAGCCGTACAGGTACAGCAAAGCGAAATCAGCCAAGTGGCAGTGGCGGTAAATGAACTGTCATCAACGTCCTCGGAAGTCGCCTCGAATGCGTCCGACACGGCCGGTGCAGCGCAAAACGCAACCGCAGAAGGTCAGTCAGGCATGGTGAATGCCGAAGAAAACAAACGCCGCATGGGCCGCCTGACCGATCAAATCGATGATGCCACCGGTGTGATTACCCAGCTGGATGAGCAAGCTCAGCAAATCACCGGTATTTTGGCCACCATTCAAGGCATCGCTGAGCAAACCAACTTGTTGGCCCTTAACGCTGCTATTGAAGCCGCGCGCGCAGGTGAGCAAGGCCGAGGTTTTGCCGTGGTCGCCGATGAGGTTCGTACCTTATCGCAAAGAACACACGAGGCCACCGGCGAAATTCAGGAAATGATTGATAACCTCAAGCAGCACAGTCAAAGCGCTGTGAGCATCATGCAGACCAGCAAGGACCTCACCGCCGAGACCGCCGACAGCGCCGCTCAGGTGACTCAGAGCTTGACCGCCATTGCTGATGCGTTGGGGGATATTTCGGAACGTTCGCAGAACATTGCCAACGCCTCGCGCGAACAACATGCCGCCACCGAAGAAATCAGCCGCATTGCCACGGCCATTCAGTCAGCATCGGATGACCTGGCGGGCAATGTCGCCGAGGCCATGAACCAGTCAGGTCAGTTGCATACGTTGAGTACCAACATCGCTGGCAACTTATCGCGCTTCCGCGTGTAG
- a CDS encoding class II glutamine amidotransferase, with translation MCELLGMSANTPTDLCFSFTGLTRRGGETGPHKDGWGVAFYEGKGVRCFHDPEPSASSRIAELIQQHPIKSKTAICHIRQANVGDINLANTHPFVRELWGRYWVFAHNGQLKSFTRRVGMYEPVGDTDSEELFCDVMNQVRQSLPRDAMPKQLTDILVELADSYRQQGVFNCLLSNGDWLFSYCSTKMAYITRRAPFGPAHLSDAEVSIDFAAETTPNDVVSIIATEPLTDDESWTLYQPGDWKLWQLGEVVAEGNSR, from the coding sequence ATGTGCGAGCTGTTAGGCATGAGTGCCAATACCCCCACCGACTTATGTTTCAGCTTTACCGGCCTAACGCGGCGTGGCGGTGAAACCGGACCACACAAAGATGGCTGGGGCGTGGCCTTTTACGAGGGCAAAGGTGTGCGCTGTTTTCACGACCCAGAACCCAGCGCTTCGTCGCGCATTGCCGAGCTGATTCAGCAGCATCCGATTAAGAGCAAAACGGCGATATGCCACATTCGACAAGCCAATGTTGGCGATATTAACCTCGCCAATACCCACCCGTTTGTGCGTGAACTGTGGGGACGTTATTGGGTGTTCGCTCATAACGGCCAGCTCAAATCATTTACCCGCCGCGTCGGTATGTACGAACCGGTGGGCGATACCGACAGCGAAGAGCTTTTTTGCGATGTGATGAACCAGGTTCGCCAATCATTACCGCGCGATGCCATGCCCAAACAACTGACCGACATCTTGGTCGAACTGGCCGACAGCTATCGCCAACAAGGCGTGTTTAATTGTTTGTTGAGCAATGGTGATTGGCTGTTCAGTTACTGCAGCACCAAAATGGCCTACATCACCCGCCGCGCGCCATTCGGCCCAGCGCATTTAAGTGATGCAGAAGTCAGCATTGATTTTGCCGCCGAAACGACGCCCAACGACGTGGTTAGTATCATTGCCACCGAGCCCCTAACCGACGATGAATCCTGGACGCTGTACCAACCAGGCGACTGGAAACTATGGCAACTCGGCGAAGTGGTGGCAGAGGGTAATAGTCGGTAA
- a CDS encoding cytochrome c peroxidase — translation MRTRVSLWMAGLCFTAQAWSSPIPIPDDLDAALAELIQQHGLTGDPLAGTDLPDISDPEAQLGKLLFFSKALSGNKDVACASCHHPYLGGGDGLSLSVGSLATDPDILGPGRLTSTGELYVPRNAPTIFNAWAYKRGLFRDARVEFVDWENPQQGISTPDVPYGEADPAAGDTLLAAQARFPVITDAEMRGFDFMPGASNEAVRAHLAARIGDYGSGSGELFRNQWRERFAAVYGPTNAGEELVTFANISRAIAAYQQSMVFVDNPWYRYVRGDKTALTESQKRGAFLYYFMPPPPSDGGTEPDFLPTQCIGCHNTDTFTQTKESNYHRLAFPQIGPGTGSPGAETNDLGRTHRNGDEADLFSFRSGTLLNIEVTGPYGHAGNYDTLEQVIEHYNDYRPFIQQYFDNKGWCSQPQFTFMDNCQSLFPWAEENTEPAAVMVDDEIADGAPVLQPLQLNAQDKADLVNFMKALTDPCVKDAACLQAWLPQRSDGDPDGLLLNAKNYQGVPLYLPSDCRQGDTLASGAMLRPNQGECVSGQWHFLSFDVPSDNTLVYLSTRDGEGQTQLFVNPHTWATPENAIASSVGEGTEQVLTLTLNRGRHYVTVGHPEGYRGVSVALALESAVREPGERPLALPDVCQQQPALGYGEVTTGEPVCVQAERGYFFVQVAQANASVEIRTRHGEGDLNLLAAPWWPTDSHYAFSSKQPGNDEYLRIDAPTPGWYYLLVSGGAHRGASLQVDIRTTTESSAVPAAPMSEPLAPPR, via the coding sequence ATGCGCACTCGCGTTTCCTTGTGGATGGCCGGCCTGTGTTTCACTGCGCAGGCTTGGTCTTCCCCGATCCCCATACCCGACGATCTCGATGCCGCATTGGCAGAGTTGATTCAGCAACACGGTTTGACCGGTGACCCATTGGCGGGCACAGACTTGCCGGACATCAGCGATCCTGAAGCTCAGTTGGGCAAATTATTGTTTTTCAGCAAAGCCCTCAGCGGCAATAAAGACGTGGCCTGCGCCAGTTGCCACCATCCTTATTTAGGCGGTGGCGACGGCTTGTCATTGTCCGTCGGCAGCTTGGCAACAGACCCTGATATTCTCGGCCCAGGACGGCTGACCAGTACCGGTGAGTTGTACGTGCCGCGCAACGCACCGACGATATTTAATGCGTGGGCTTATAAGCGCGGTTTATTTCGCGATGCTCGGGTGGAGTTCGTGGATTGGGAAAATCCACAACAAGGGATCAGCACCCCCGACGTACCCTACGGTGAAGCTGATCCTGCTGCCGGCGATACCCTACTGGCGGCGCAGGCGAGATTTCCGGTAATTACCGACGCGGAAATGCGCGGTTTTGACTTTATGCCAGGCGCCAGCAATGAGGCCGTGCGAGCCCATTTGGCTGCGCGCATTGGCGACTACGGCAGTGGCTCTGGGGAGTTATTTCGCAATCAATGGCGTGAGCGCTTCGCGGCAGTTTACGGCCCGACCAATGCGGGCGAAGAGCTGGTCACTTTTGCCAACATCAGCCGCGCCATTGCGGCGTATCAGCAGTCCATGGTGTTTGTCGATAACCCTTGGTATCGCTATGTACGCGGTGATAAAACCGCACTGACGGAGTCACAAAAACGCGGCGCATTTTTGTATTATTTTATGCCGCCACCACCGTCTGACGGCGGCACCGAGCCAGATTTCCTTCCCACCCAGTGCATCGGCTGTCACAACACCGACACCTTTACCCAAACCAAGGAATCCAATTATCACCGTTTGGCCTTTCCGCAAATTGGTCCAGGCACTGGCAGCCCGGGCGCCGAAACCAACGACTTAGGGCGAACCCATCGCAACGGCGACGAGGCTGACTTATTCAGCTTTCGCTCCGGCACCTTGCTGAACATCGAAGTCACTGGGCCCTACGGTCACGCTGGTAACTACGATACGTTGGAGCAGGTGATTGAGCACTACAACGATTATCGCCCGTTTATTCAGCAGTATTTCGATAACAAGGGTTGGTGCTCGCAGCCGCAGTTTACCTTTATGGATAACTGCCAGAGTTTGTTCCCTTGGGCGGAGGAAAACACCGAACCGGCTGCGGTGATGGTGGACGATGAAATTGCCGACGGTGCGCCAGTTTTGCAGCCCTTGCAGCTTAATGCCCAAGACAAAGCCGATCTGGTGAATTTTATGAAGGCGCTGACCGACCCTTGCGTGAAAGACGCCGCTTGCCTGCAAGCCTGGCTGCCACAGCGCAGCGACGGCGATCCCGACGGTTTGTTATTGAACGCCAAAAACTATCAGGGTGTGCCGCTGTATTTACCGTCGGATTGCCGTCAGGGCGATACCTTGGCCTCTGGTGCGATGTTGCGACCGAATCAAGGCGAATGTGTATCGGGTCAATGGCACTTCTTGTCGTTTGATGTGCCCAGTGACAATACCTTGGTGTATCTGAGTACCCGCGACGGTGAGGGCCAGACGCAGTTGTTCGTTAATCCGCATACCTGGGCTACACCAGAAAATGCCATCGCCAGCTCGGTGGGTGAGGGCACCGAGCAGGTGCTGACGCTGACGTTAAATCGCGGGCGTCATTACGTCACTGTCGGACATCCAGAAGGCTATCGCGGCGTCAGCGTAGCCTTGGCGTTGGAGAGTGCGGTGCGTGAGCCGGGTGAGCGGCCGCTGGCGCTGCCGGACGTGTGTCAGCAGCAGCCAGCGCTGGGCTACGGCGAGGTGACTACCGGCGAGCCGGTCTGCGTCCAGGCAGAGCGCGGATATTTCTTCGTGCAGGTGGCGCAAGCAAACGCCAGCGTGGAAATTCGCACCCGCCACGGCGAGGGCGATCTCAATCTGCTGGCGGCTCCATGGTGGCCAACGGACAGCCACTACGCGTTCAGCTCAAAGCAACCTGGCAATGATGAATACTTGCGAATCGATGCGCCAACGCCGGGTTGGTATTACCTGTTGGTTAGTGGTGGCGCGCATCGCGGCGCGAGCTTACAGGTCGATATTCGCACGACAACGGAAAGCTCTGCTGTGCCCGCTGCGCCAATGTCTGAACCGCTCGCACCGCCACGATAA
- a CDS encoding TolC family protein, protein MVKKSSHSRAWNALGLDLNSVLGLSLALLLSGCATSDGHYRQDLQQHLPQTWQQHSEQTALLTDLLDDAQLNALIEQALVANPDVQQLYWQWQQSTAALTQQQGQQLPQVDLQLQRQHNAGVSRDEAQASLRVSWQVDVWQQLADQSDAAQQRSLQQQALLQAGRASLAAQLMDTWLNLARHQQQLQVEQRRQQLLQQNKDFVEQRYRRGLGELQELNNVAAEQSQSLARIAEYRAAKQQLQLQLRRLLGQSEGDLLEVSDYPQVLQPLTELPRQTLAQRPDLIAAYANVVAAESDVSVAYKDLLPSLSLEAALSGKDGNFGWSDPVWSLLGQLVAPIFQGGQLQAQVSRAEAQAGEAYAAYQSTLLTAVQEVDNALQREQRLTEQQQQLQHALFSAEQVVAHYQYKYRNGLVDVLDVLQVQQQAFDLETQLNTVTYQHLSNRITLGLALGLGVSA, encoded by the coding sequence ATGGTAAAAAAATCATCACACTCGCGCGCTTGGAATGCACTGGGCTTAGATCTGAACTCAGTTCTGGGTCTCAGTCTGGCGCTGTTACTCAGCGGCTGTGCCACCAGCGATGGTCACTATCGCCAGGACTTACAGCAACATCTGCCACAAACCTGGCAGCAGCACAGTGAGCAAACGGCACTACTGACTGACCTGTTGGATGACGCTCAACTGAACGCACTGATAGAACAGGCGTTAGTCGCCAATCCGGATGTGCAGCAGCTGTATTGGCAGTGGCAGCAAAGCACGGCAGCGTTGACTCAGCAGCAGGGCCAGCAATTGCCTCAGGTCGATCTGCAGTTGCAGCGCCAGCACAACGCAGGCGTCTCGCGTGATGAGGCGCAAGCATCGCTGCGCGTCAGCTGGCAGGTGGATGTTTGGCAGCAATTGGCCGATCAAAGCGATGCCGCTCAGCAACGCTCGCTGCAACAGCAGGCGCTGCTGCAGGCAGGCCGAGCATCACTGGCGGCGCAGTTGATGGACACTTGGCTGAACCTTGCGCGCCATCAGCAACAGCTGCAGGTTGAACAACGCCGACAACAGTTGCTACAGCAAAACAAAGACTTTGTTGAGCAACGTTATCGCCGCGGCTTGGGCGAACTGCAGGAGTTGAATAACGTCGCCGCCGAGCAGTCACAAAGCTTGGCGCGCATCGCCGAATACCGTGCCGCGAAGCAGCAATTGCAGCTGCAACTGCGTCGTTTATTGGGGCAATCCGAAGGCGACTTGCTGGAGGTTTCTGATTACCCGCAGGTACTGCAGCCGCTGACGGAGTTACCGCGTCAGACCCTAGCTCAGCGTCCAGATTTAATTGCCGCTTACGCCAACGTGGTGGCGGCAGAAAGCGACGTCAGCGTCGCTTACAAGGACTTGCTACCCAGCCTCAGTCTGGAAGCGGCGCTAAGCGGCAAAGACGGTAATTTCGGCTGGTCCGACCCTGTCTGGTCGCTATTGGGGCAGCTGGTGGCGCCGATTTTTCAGGGTGGCCAGCTACAGGCACAAGTCAGCCGCGCCGAGGCTCAAGCCGGTGAAGCCTACGCGGCCTATCAGTCGACTTTGCTAACGGCCGTTCAAGAAGTTGACAACGCGCTGCAGCGCGAGCAGCGCCTCACCGAGCAGCAGCAGCAATTGCAACACGCTCTATTCAGTGCCGAGCAAGTGGTCGCGCACTACCAGTACAAATACCGCAATGGCCTGGTCGATGTGCTCGACGTGCTGCAGGTGCAGCAACAGGCCTTCGATCTAGAAACCCAGCTCAACACCGTTACTTATCAGCATTTGAGCAATCGCATCACACTTGGCCTGGCGTTGGGCCTGGGAGTTTCCGCATGA
- a CDS encoding efflux RND transporter periplasmic adaptor subunit produces the protein MTSVTSWRPLALALLALVVTITLVAVQLSVAKPSTAAPAQAATMPQVDVIYAEAQAHTLVVSGYGSAQGRYQQPLTAAVDGQVVAVSSQFEAGQPVAAGTPLLTLQSQSYQAALATAQRELADAKVAYLEEQRASQQAQQEWQASNMGEPESELVLRQPQLQAAQARWQQAKQQVELAWQQLRDTELRAPFDAVVMQRTVAPGEYLARGNVAGELVSSDMLYIRVPLSLSQWQQLPSREQLLTSHWQAWVEDIETGQRWSAYISQVDQHVDAEQRQRSLTLAVAAPLEQQPPLYPGTFVKAALQANVQDSVWQLPASVLSAAGQIWYVDEQQQLASFTADVVARDQQALYVRPPADLVAQRVAVVRSP, from the coding sequence ATGACCTCTGTTACCTCATGGCGCCCGCTGGCGCTCGCGCTATTGGCGTTAGTCGTCACCATCACTCTGGTGGCAGTGCAATTGTCCGTTGCCAAACCATCAACCGCTGCCCCCGCGCAAGCGGCAACAATGCCGCAAGTTGACGTGATTTATGCCGAGGCGCAGGCGCACACTCTGGTGGTGTCGGGTTATGGCAGCGCGCAAGGGCGCTATCAGCAGCCGCTCACTGCGGCGGTGGATGGCCAGGTGGTGGCGGTAAGCAGCCAATTTGAGGCCGGGCAGCCGGTCGCCGCTGGTACGCCCCTACTAACGCTGCAGTCACAGTCGTATCAGGCCGCACTGGCCACGGCCCAACGTGAATTGGCCGATGCCAAGGTGGCCTATCTGGAGGAGCAGCGCGCCAGTCAGCAAGCACAGCAAGAATGGCAAGCCAGCAATATGGGCGAACCAGAGTCCGAGCTGGTGCTGCGCCAGCCGCAGCTGCAAGCGGCACAAGCACGCTGGCAACAGGCTAAGCAGCAAGTGGAGCTGGCCTGGCAACAACTGCGCGATACCGAACTGCGGGCGCCGTTTGATGCGGTGGTCATGCAGCGTACGGTAGCGCCCGGTGAGTATCTAGCCCGTGGCAACGTCGCCGGTGAGCTGGTCAGCAGTGACATGCTCTACATCCGTGTGCCGCTGTCATTAAGCCAATGGCAACAGCTGCCGAGTCGCGAACAGTTACTGACCTCGCATTGGCAAGCTTGGGTGGAAGACATTGAAACCGGGCAGCGCTGGTCGGCGTATATCTCTCAAGTCGACCAGCATGTGGATGCCGAGCAGCGCCAGCGCTCGCTCACCCTGGCGGTGGCGGCGCCGCTGGAGCAACAACCGCCGCTGTACCCCGGCACCTTTGTCAAAGCCGCGCTGCAGGCCAATGTGCAAGACAGCGTATGGCAGCTACCGGCCTCAGTGCTCAGTGCCGCTGGACAAATCTGGTATGTCGATGAGCAGCAGCAATTGGCCAGCTTCACGGCTGATGTGGTCGCGCGCGACCAACAAGCGCTGTACGTGCGGCCACCGGCTGACTTAGTCGCTCAGCGAGTGGCTGTTGTGCGATCCCCCTGA
- a CDS encoding efflux RND transporter permease subunit, with protein MSANNQQGLIAWFVRNPVAANLLLLLVLILGVLQAGQLRREAFPGLESSSLTIQVQYDSGSAQQGEEGVAIKIEQQLQDVAGIKSIESESTDSQVTVTVEKLSDVDLDDLFNRVRDKVDAISTFPAEAKKPVMEKVQRSDHALWIQLSGSNERATLQQLAADLRSDLLADIDISGVELNGWLDPIIDIEVDEARLQAYGLSFADIEQAVQQGSSAGGRALINQADFYLQLGTQGQAYQAREFADLPLRYNADGVTIRLGDVAVVRDGYSDSDASLSRYNGDVSIALQIVSKGNTDISRAVDAAEAIVEQWRNSGRLPSNLELTTWYDRSEFINDRLALLADNALTGILLVFVLLALFLNTSVAFWVAMGLPFTFFGTLYFMGDDFLGLSLNEFTTFGFIMALGIVVDDAVVVGESIYTTRRQHGDSVGNTIIGTQRVAVPTLFGVLTTVAAFFALSLTSGPLGQLYAQFATVVAVCLLLSMVESKLILPSHLTHLNTRANASEHRLQRRWRRLQQALDDGLQWFIQHLYQPALRWALQHRYVSLLWALIIFTAIASLPITGAVRLSFFPALPGDTVSAYVTLHDDASHGMTHRALLQLEQAAYRAEQTLQSGADSGIGSLQLLTSGNRSGSVTIELNDQASYDLNQLKQAWQQQVGWPEGVKTLSIQSHSRLVSDLEIELRSSDEQQLQQATTALREHISALPAVSGVEDTMAAGQPSVMVHLNAKGKALGLTHEQLSLQLRQGFDGQVVQRFQRDTDEVEVTVRYPSDQREDMLDVFSAYVRLPSGQSIALDSVADLQMTHSRSTIQRIDGKRAFSVSADVDKSIQSSTELVMQLRQQLVVEFAQRFPAVELSFAGEAEHQDETQSSMLSLFFAALLIIYGLLAVPLKSYWQPLIIMMAIPFGILGAILGHWLNDIALGILSFNGIIALAGVVVNDSLLLVSRFNELRQHCHDWQEALVTACSSRLRAVLLTSLTTFAGLLPLLSETSFQAQFLIPAAVSLAYGIIFATLITLVLVPVLLWVQQDIALRWQRRWALKEPEDAQRTVG; from the coding sequence ATGTCAGCGAATAATCAGCAAGGGTTAATTGCCTGGTTTGTGCGCAACCCTGTGGCGGCTAACTTGCTGCTGCTGTTGGTGCTGATATTGGGTGTGTTGCAAGCCGGCCAACTGCGGCGCGAGGCGTTTCCGGGGCTGGAGTCCAGCTCGTTGACCATACAAGTGCAGTACGACAGTGGTTCGGCGCAGCAGGGCGAAGAAGGCGTAGCGATTAAAATCGAGCAGCAGCTGCAAGACGTGGCGGGAATAAAATCGATTGAAAGTGAATCCACCGATAGCCAAGTCACGGTGACGGTGGAAAAGCTCAGCGACGTTGATCTGGACGATTTATTTAATCGCGTGCGCGACAAAGTCGATGCCATTTCGACCTTTCCTGCCGAGGCGAAAAAACCGGTGATGGAAAAGGTGCAGCGCTCAGATCACGCGTTATGGATTCAACTGAGTGGTAGCAATGAGCGCGCTACCTTGCAGCAGCTGGCGGCGGATTTACGCAGCGATTTATTGGCCGACATCGACATCAGTGGCGTCGAGCTGAACGGCTGGCTTGATCCGATTATCGACATCGAAGTGGACGAAGCACGGCTGCAAGCCTACGGTCTCAGTTTTGCCGACATTGAACAGGCGGTGCAGCAAGGCTCCAGTGCCGGTGGTCGAGCGCTGATCAATCAGGCCGACTTTTACTTGCAGCTGGGCACACAAGGGCAGGCATACCAAGCGCGAGAATTTGCTGACCTGCCACTGCGCTACAACGCCGACGGCGTCACCATTCGTTTGGGCGACGTGGCGGTGGTACGCGATGGTTACAGCGACAGCGATGCCAGTCTGTCGCGCTACAACGGTGACGTCAGCATCGCGCTGCAGATCGTCAGTAAAGGCAATACCGACATCAGTCGCGCGGTGGATGCCGCCGAAGCGATTGTCGAGCAATGGCGCAACAGCGGTCGGTTACCGAGCAATCTGGAGCTCACCACCTGGTACGACCGCAGTGAATTTATCAACGACCGTTTGGCACTGCTGGCCGATAACGCCTTGACCGGTATTTTGCTGGTATTCGTGTTATTGGCGTTGTTTTTGAACACCTCAGTGGCGTTCTGGGTGGCCATGGGATTGCCGTTTACCTTTTTTGGCACCTTGTATTTTATGGGCGATGACTTTCTTGGATTGTCGCTGAACGAATTCACCACCTTTGGTTTTATCATGGCGCTGGGCATCGTGGTGGACGATGCGGTGGTGGTCGGAGAAAGTATTTACACCACTCGGCGTCAGCATGGCGACAGTGTCGGAAACACGATTATTGGTACGCAGCGCGTCGCGGTACCGACGTTATTCGGCGTCTTAACCACGGTGGCGGCGTTTTTTGCGCTGTCGCTGACCTCAGGCCCGTTGGGGCAGTTGTACGCTCAGTTTGCCACCGTTGTGGCAGTGTGTTTGTTGCTGTCGATGGTGGAATCAAAACTGATATTGCCGTCGCATTTAACCCATTTAAATACCCGCGCGAACGCTAGCGAGCACCGCTTACAACGTCGCTGGCGTCGTTTGCAGCAGGCGTTGGACGACGGCCTGCAATGGTTTATTCAACATCTTTATCAGCCGGCGCTGCGTTGGGCACTGCAGCACAGGTACGTGTCATTGCTGTGGGCGCTGATCATCTTTACTGCCATTGCCAGCTTACCCATTACCGGTGCCGTGCGTTTGAGCTTTTTCCCGGCGCTGCCCGGCGATACCGTCAGCGCTTATGTCACCTTGCACGATGACGCCAGTCACGGCATGACTCACCGTGCCCTGCTGCAACTTGAGCAAGCGGCCTACCGCGCTGAACAGACATTGCAGAGCGGCGCCGACAGTGGCATTGGCAGCCTGCAACTGCTGACATCAGGCAATCGTTCTGGCTCGGTCACCATCGAGCTGAACGATCAGGCCAGCTACGACTTAAATCAGCTCAAGCAGGCTTGGCAGCAGCAAGTCGGTTGGCCTGAAGGGGTGAAAACGCTCAGCATTCAAAGCCACTCACGCTTGGTGTCGGACTTAGAAATCGAGCTGCGCAGTAGCGATGAGCAGCAGTTACAGCAGGCGACCACTGCCTTGCGCGAACACATCAGTGCTTTACCGGCAGTGAGTGGCGTCGAGGACACCATGGCTGCCGGGCAACCGAGTGTGATGGTGCACTTGAACGCCAAGGGTAAAGCGCTGGGGCTGACACACGAGCAGTTGTCGTTGCAGCTGCGCCAAGGCTTTGATGGTCAAGTGGTGCAGCGCTTTCAGCGTGACACCGACGAAGTTGAAGTAACAGTGCGTTACCCGAGCGACCAGCGTGAGGACATGCTCGACGTGTTCAGCGCTTACGTTCGTTTGCCGTCTGGGCAAAGCATCGCACTGGATAGCGTCGCCGATTTGCAGATGACGCACAGTCGCTCGACCATTCAACGCATCGACGGCAAGCGTGCATTTTCTGTTTCCGCCGATGTGGATAAAAGCATTCAATCGTCCACCGAGTTGGTGATGCAGCTGCGGCAGCAATTGGTGGTGGAGTTTGCGCAACGGTTTCCGGCAGTAGAGCTGAGTTTTGCCGGGGAGGCTGAGCATCAGGACGAAACCCAATCGTCCATGCTCAGCCTATTTTTTGCAGCTTTGTTGATTATTTATGGCCTGCTGGCGGTGCCGCTAAAGAGCTACTGGCAGCCACTGATTATTATGATGGCGATTCCGTTTGGCATACTCGGGGCGATATTAGGGCATTGGTTGAACGACATTGCGCTGGGGATTCTGTCGTTTAATGGCATTATTGCTTTGGCCGGTGTGGTAGTGAACGACAGCCTGCTGCTGGTATCGCGCTTTAATGAACTGCGCCAGCATTGCCACGACTGGCAAGAGGCGCTGGTTACTGCCTGCAGTAGCCGCTTGCGGGCGGTATTGCTGACCTCTCTGACCACCTTTGCCGGGTTATTGCCACTGTTGAGTGAAACATCGTTTCAGGCGCAGTTTCTGATTCCTGCGGCGGTGTCGCTGGCTTACGGCATCATCTTTGCCACACTGATTACATTGGTGCTGGTGCCTGTGCTGCTGTGGGTGCAGCAAGACATCGCGCTGCGTTGGCAGCGCCGCTGGGCCTTGAAGGAGCCTGAGGATGCTCAACGTACTGTTGGTTGA